The DNA region CCGATGATCAGCGCGCCGGACGACCTGGTGCGCTTGCTCCTGACCTGCGCCTGATCGGCATCAAGCGTGAACTTTCCGGATGGAGGACAATCCCAGCCGGAAGAAGGCAGACCATGAACGCAAAGCTGAAACTGGCCCTGGGCGCCGCCGCCATCGCGGTGGCGGGTGCGGCCGCCGTGTTCGTGACCACCAGCTCCGCCGCCGCGCCCGACAGCACCTTCGTGCTCCTGGACGGCAGCAAGCGCACCACCACGGACCTGAAGGGCAAGGTCACGCTGGTCAACTTCTGGGCCACCAGCTGCGTCACCTGCGTGGCCGAGATGCCGAAGATGGTCCAGACCTTCAACATGTACCACGCGAAGGGCTACGACCACCTCGGCGTGGCCATGAGCTACGACCCGCCCAGCTACGTGGTCAGCTACACCGAAACGCGCAAGCTGCCCTTCCAGGTGGCGATCGACAACACCGGTTCCGTGGCCAAGGCCTGGGGCGAAGTGCAGCTCACGCCCACGTCCTATCTCGTGAACAAGAAGGGCGAGATCGTGAAGCGCTATGTGGGCGAGCCGGACTTCGACGAACTGCACCGGCTGATCGAGAAGCTGCTCGCCGAAACCTGAGGCGGCGACGCCCCAAGTGGAAAGCCCCGCATCGCGGGGCTTTTGCTTTTTACGGGTTGTTCCGGAAGCTGTCGTGGCAGGACTTGCAGGTCTGCGCCGTGTTGCCGAAGGCGGTCTTCAGCGTGTCCAGGTTCTCGGTCCTGGCGGCGGCGACCAGTTTCACGGTGGCGGCCTGCAGGTTCTCGCCGTGCTCCTTGAACTTGGCGGGCTCCGCCCAGATGGCGGGCTTCGTCAGGTCCGACAGCTTCTCGGTGTTCTGCGTGAAGGCGGGCCAGGGCAGCTTGGAGAGCTCCGACACCAGTTCCGCATTGGCGATCGCCGCCTTGGCGTCGTAGGGCGCGCGGCCGTTCACCATCGCGCCGATGCGGCCGAAATGGTTCGACATGACGACCATCACGCCCTTGCGGTACTTGACCGCGTCTTCGGGCTTGGCGAACTGGGCGGAGGCCGGCGCGGCGAAAGCGCAGGCGGCGGCCGCGAGGGCCAGGGAGGCGGCAAACTTCATCGGTTGTTCTCCAGGGTAGGAATCCGTGCCACAGCGGCAGACCGCGAGCCGTGAAAAAAGTTTCATGCGGAACTCGCGGCACCGGGAAAATACCAAGCTTTGGACGCGGCCCCAACGGGCGTGTCGTCGCGAACCAACAAAACAACAGGAGCAGTTCATGGCCCATCGCGTGCGTGTCTGGGACCTTCCCACGCGCGTCTTCCACTGGCTGCTGGTGGCCTGCGTCATCGGCCTCGTTGCCACCGGCTATACCGGCGGCGGGTGGATGGAGTGGCATGCGCGCCTGGGCTACACGGTGCTGGCGCTGCTGCTGTTCCGGCTGGTGTGGGGCTTCATCGGCGGGCGCTGGACGCGCTTTGCCAGCTTCATCTACCACCCGCGCAGCCTGGTGGCGCACCTGCGCGGGCGCTCGCATCCGGACCATCTGGTGGGGCACACGCCGCTGGGCGCGGGCTCGGTGTTCGCCATGCTGCTGGTGCTGCTGGCGCAGGCGGCCACCGGCCTCATCGCCGACGACGACGCCGGCTTCACCGGCCCGCTGAATCGCTTCGTGTCCAATGCGCGCGGGCTCGCCGCCACCTGGTACCACAAGGAGATCGGCCAGCGGGTCCTCATCTGCCTGGTGCTGCTGCATATCGCCGCGGTGCTCTGGTTCCAGTTCGGCAAGCGGCAGGACCTGGTGGGGCCGATGATCGGCGGCGACAAGCAGCTGGCCGCGCCGGCATCGTCCTCGCGTGACGACGCCGTCTCGCGCATCACCGCGCTGGTGGTGATCGCCCTCGCCGCGGGCCTCGTGCTGTGGGTGGTGCGGCTCGGGACTGCTCAGCCGTAACGGATTGCTAAACTTTCCGTCCGACCACTCCGTTTCCGGACACTTGGACACCGCCCTCTTACCCGTGCTCGAACTGGCCGCCGCCACCGAGGCACGCGAGCTCGACGAAGCGCGAGCGATCATCCGGGAGTACGCCGCAGGCCTGGGCGTCGACCTCTGCTTCCAGAACCTCGAAGAGGAACTCGCCGGCCTGCCCGGCGACTACGCCCCGCCGCGCGGCGCCCTGCTGCTCGCGCGCGTGGACGGCGAACTGGCGGGCTGCTGCTGCCTGCGGCCCCTGGATGCCTCCGACTACGCCAACGCCGCGGAGATGAAGCGCCTGTACGTGCGCAAGGCCTTCCGCGGCTTCGGCCTGGGCCGCCGGCTGGCGGAAGCGGTGCTGGACGCCGCCCGCAGCGGCGGCTACGACTGCGTGCTGCTGGACACGCTGGACGACATGGAATCGGCGCGGGCACTGTACGAGGACCTCGGCTTCGAGGCCATCCCGCCCTACTACCACAACCCGATTCCCGGGGCGCACTACCTCAAGGCGGACCTGTGGAACAGCGGGCCCGCGCCCTTGTCGTCACGGTTTCCTTGAACGCCGGCTCGCGGCGTTCAAGGGGATGGTCTCTTAGGCCTTCACCTGGGACAGCATGGTCCCGGCGTCGCTGACCTCGAACTTGCCCGGCGCTTCGACGTTGAGCGTCTGCACCTTGCCGTCCTTCACCAGCATCGAATAGCGGTTGCTGCGCACGCCCATGCCGCGAGCCGTGAGGTCCAGCGTCAGGCCCGTGGCCTTGGCGAAGTCGCCGCTGCCGTCGGCCAGCATGCGCACCTTGCCGGCGGACTTCTGGTCGCGCGCCCAGGCGCCCATCACGAAGGCGTCGTTGACGCTCACGCACCAGATCTCGTCGACGCCGGCGCCCTTCAGGTCGTTGAACTTCTCCACGTAGCCGGGCACGTGCTTGGCGGAGCAGGTGGGCGTGAAGGCGCCAGGCAGCGCGAACAGGGCGATGGTCTTGCCCTTGGTGGCATCCGCCACCTTCACCGGGTTGGGGCCGATGCTGCAGCCATTGCCCTCGACTTCCGAGTATTCCTGCAGGGTGACATCCGGGAGTTGGTCGCCGACCTTGATCATGTATTTGCTCCTCAAAAAGAAAAACGGCCCACGATTGTGGGCCGTTTTTGCGTGGCTTGCAGCCGGGGCTTCTTAGACCTCGGACGCCTTCTCGACCAGGCGGGTCGCAACCCAGTTCTTGGTCTTGGAGAGAGGCCTGCTTTCGGTGATCTCGACTACGTCGCCGGTGTGGTACTCGCCCTTTTCGTCATGGGCGTGGTACTTGGACGACTTCATCACGATCTTGCCGTACAGCTCGTGCTTCACACGACGCTCCACCATCACGGTCACGGTCTTGGCGCGCTTGTCGCTGACGACCTTGCCGATCAGGGTGCGCTTGAGGGAGGTCTTGGCTTCCGTCATGGTCACTCCTGATTATTTGGCGGATTCCGCACGCTTTTGCGCCAGGATGGTCTTGGCGCGAGCGATGTCACGGCGCGTGGAACGCAGCGTGGCGGTGTTGTTGAGTTGTTGCGTGGCCTTCTGCATGCGCAGACCGAAATGGGCCTTCTGC from Ramlibacter agri includes:
- the rpmC gene encoding 50S ribosomal protein L29; protein product: MTKAKDLRSKDAAGVEAEVKSLQKAHFGLRMQKATQQLNNTATLRSTRRDIARAKTILAQKRAESAK
- the rpsQ gene encoding 30S ribosomal protein S17, giving the protein MTEAKTSLKRTLIGKVVSDKRAKTVTVMVERRVKHELYGKIVMKSSKYHAHDEKGEYHTGDVVEITESRPLSKTKNWVATRLVEKASEV
- a CDS encoding c-type cytochrome; protein product: MKFAASLALAAAACAFAAPASAQFAKPEDAVKYRKGVMVVMSNHFGRIGAMVNGRAPYDAKAAIANAELVSELSKLPWPAFTQNTEKLSDLTKPAIWAEPAKFKEHGENLQAATVKLVAAARTENLDTLKTAFGNTAQTCKSCHDSFRNNP
- a CDS encoding TlpA family protein disulfide reductase produces the protein MNAKLKLALGAAAIAVAGAAAVFVTTSSAAAPDSTFVLLDGSKRTTTDLKGKVTLVNFWATSCVTCVAEMPKMVQTFNMYHAKGYDHLGVAMSYDPPSYVVSYTETRKLPFQVAIDNTGSVAKAWGEVQLTPTSYLVNKKGEIVKRYVGEPDFDELHRLIEKLLAET
- a CDS encoding cytochrome b/b6 domain-containing protein; protein product: MAHRVRVWDLPTRVFHWLLVACVIGLVATGYTGGGWMEWHARLGYTVLALLLFRLVWGFIGGRWTRFASFIYHPRSLVAHLRGRSHPDHLVGHTPLGAGSVFAMLLVLLAQAATGLIADDDAGFTGPLNRFVSNARGLAATWYHKEIGQRVLICLVLLHIAAVLWFQFGKRQDLVGPMIGGDKQLAAPASSSRDDAVSRITALVVIALAAGLVLWVVRLGTAQP
- a CDS encoding peroxiredoxin yields the protein MIKVGDQLPDVTLQEYSEVEGNGCSIGPNPVKVADATKGKTIALFALPGAFTPTCSAKHVPGYVEKFNDLKGAGVDEIWCVSVNDAFVMGAWARDQKSAGKVRMLADGSGDFAKATGLTLDLTARGMGVRSNRYSMLVKDGKVQTLNVEAPGKFEVSDAGTMLSQVKA
- a CDS encoding GNAT family N-acetyltransferase, which codes for MLELAAATEARELDEARAIIREYAAGLGVDLCFQNLEEELAGLPGDYAPPRGALLLARVDGELAGCCCLRPLDASDYANAAEMKRLYVRKAFRGFGLGRRLAEAVLDAARSGGYDCVLLDTLDDMESARALYEDLGFEAIPPYYHNPIPGAHYLKADLWNSGPAPLSSRFP